The following are from one region of the Verrucomicrobiia bacterium genome:
- a CDS encoding type II toxin-antitoxin system HicB family antitoxin gives MKHDYPVQILWSPEDRAYLAIPFQLPGCMPDGETPEQAIANLRDAIGAWIEVATEEGRPVPAPMTAEDVAREQRKAEEQLRAVGMQDQRTNRPPHPAALRPNCPIPLVQVAGGTIPRHERSKYYPWVYSKMPIAREPA, from the coding sequence ATGAAACACGATTACCCAGTCCAAATCCTATGGAGCCCTGAAGACAGGGCGTATCTAGCTATTCCATTTCAACTTCCAGGTTGCATGCCCGATGGCGAGACCCCTGAACAGGCAATCGCTAATTTGCGCGATGCGATTGGTGCTTGGATCGAAGTTGCCACCGAAGAAGGAAGGCCAGTCCCCGCGCCGATGACGGCAGAGGATGTCGCACGCGAACAGCGAAAAGCAGAGGAGCAATTGCGAGCAGTGGGGATGCAGGATCAGCGGACTAATCGACCGCCTCATCCAGCAGCATTGAGACCTAACTGTCCGATCCCGCTGGTTCAAGTCGCGGGTGGAACAATCCCCCGGCACGAAAGGAGTAAATACTACCCGTGGGTGTATTCGAAGATGCCAATTGCTCGAGAACCCGCTTAA
- a CDS encoding class I adenylate-forming enzyme family protein: MLYESWRRTARSHPDHLALWDLAQNHCWTFAQLVSATVNGPRAADGIAFPSGASVDFVFSVLRAWRSGQVVCPLEPDQERPQICQELPREVVHLKTTSATTGVPRLVAFTAAQLAADAQNIVGTMGLRPDWPNLGVISLAHSYGFSNLVLPLLLHGIPLILAGSALPEAIRRASEGHPAITLAAVPALWQTWQQAGVIPSNIRLAISAGAPLPLALEQNIFARHGLKLHNFYGSSECGGIAYDATTEPRRDAACAGTPLRNVQVSIAQDGCIEARGQAVGWGYWPEPAGNLCGGVFRSGDLGEISEGRVYLRGRATDQINVAGRKVLPEAIEKVLAAHPHVRACLAFGVPSADTQRGETIVACVAGNPQVTGESLKQFAMDKLPAWQVPRKWWLVDSLDTNHRGKISRAEWRKRFLEKAGGGKDEV, encoded by the coding sequence ATGCTCTACGAGTCCTGGCGCCGAACGGCGCGCTCCCATCCTGACCACCTCGCCCTGTGGGATTTGGCCCAGAATCATTGCTGGACCTTTGCACAACTGGTCTCTGCCACAGTGAACGGGCCGCGAGCAGCCGATGGGATCGCGTTCCCGTCAGGGGCCTCTGTGGACTTTGTTTTTTCAGTCCTGCGGGCGTGGCGGTCTGGGCAGGTTGTCTGCCCGCTTGAACCAGACCAGGAGCGGCCACAGATTTGTCAAGAGTTGCCGCGCGAAGTCGTCCATCTCAAGACAACTTCGGCTACAACTGGCGTCCCGCGACTGGTGGCATTTACCGCGGCGCAGTTGGCGGCGGACGCCCAAAACATTGTTGGGACGATGGGGCTGCGGCCAGATTGGCCCAATTTAGGGGTCATTTCGCTCGCCCATTCGTACGGTTTTTCCAATCTCGTGCTGCCACTGCTGTTACATGGGATTCCTCTAATCCTGGCCGGGTCAGCCCTGCCGGAAGCGATTCGGCGGGCCAGCGAAGGGCACCCGGCCATTACCCTTGCGGCAGTGCCAGCTCTTTGGCAAACGTGGCAACAGGCCGGCGTCATTCCTTCAAATATCCGGCTGGCCATCTCAGCGGGCGCGCCGCTTCCTCTGGCCCTCGAACAGAATATCTTCGCTCGGCACGGTCTCAAGCTTCACAATTTTTACGGGAGCAGCGAGTGTGGGGGGATTGCGTATGACGCCACAACGGAGCCGCGCCGGGATGCTGCCTGCGCAGGAACCCCGTTGCGCAATGTGCAGGTTTCCATCGCCCAAGACGGCTGCATCGAAGCGCGCGGGCAGGCTGTTGGCTGGGGTTATTGGCCCGAACCTGCCGGGAATCTCTGTGGAGGCGTTTTTCGCTCCGGAGACCTCGGCGAGATTTCAGAGGGCCGGGTTTATTTGCGAGGCCGCGCGACGGACCAGATCAATGTGGCAGGCCGCAAGGTGTTGCCGGAGGCTATCGAGAAGGTCCTGGCCGCTCATCCGCATGTGCGGGCGTGTCTGGCCTTTGGAGTGCCCAGCGCGGACACCCAGCGTGGAGAGACCATTGTGGCGTGTGTCGCCGGGAACCCGCAGGTGACTGGCGAATCGCTTAAACAATTTGCTATGGACAAATTGCCGGCATGGCAGGTGCCGCGCAAATGGTGGCTGGTCGATTCATTGGACACCAATCATCGCGGGAAAATCTCCCGAGCTGAATGGCGAAAGAGGTTTTTGGAGAAGGCGGGAGGAGGTAAAGACGAGGTATGA
- a CDS encoding sigma-54 dependent transcriptional regulator, translating into MKTRPKIQIIEDDSSIAESLKKELHAEGYDVAMATRGDDGLAAAVKDSCDLVITDLKMPGLSGLQLVEKLHTAKPKLPIIMITAFGTTETAIEATKLGAYDYLLKPFDTAELLKLVAAAVTSSRMMSEPLELGKAEPSQPAIIGSCRAMQAIYKEIGRVAATPVTVLIRGETGTGKELVARAIYQHSHRAAQPFIAVNCAAIPETLLESELFGHERGSFTGAHARRIGRFEQANRGTILLDEIGDLSLGTQVKLLRILQEKYLQRLGGNDKISVDVRVLAATHRDLEAAMKDKLFREDLFYRLSSVTITLPPLRERADDIPELVKYSLQRSALEVGVESPSIQPDAISFLQAQLWPGNVRELENVVRHALLLARGYPVTVEHAQQAYAGVRRPIHYSEQTLSGYFTELLTRARRGELLDARASMIEEMERELFSRAIAMANGNQAKAARWLGVSRTTMREKLVHFGLHTGCEALEGPD; encoded by the coding sequence ATGAAAACTCGACCAAAGATACAAATCATTGAAGACGACTCAAGTATTGCCGAGTCTCTAAAGAAGGAGTTGCACGCCGAAGGCTATGACGTGGCTATGGCAACCAGGGGCGATGACGGCTTAGCTGCCGCTGTCAAGGATTCGTGCGACCTGGTTATTACCGATCTAAAAATGCCCGGCCTGTCTGGTCTTCAACTGGTTGAAAAACTTCACACCGCCAAGCCGAAGCTGCCGATCATCATGATCACCGCCTTCGGCACAACGGAAACAGCGATCGAGGCTACCAAATTGGGCGCTTACGATTACCTCCTCAAACCTTTTGACACGGCGGAGTTGCTGAAGCTGGTTGCTGCCGCTGTCACCAGCAGCCGGATGATGTCCGAGCCGTTGGAACTCGGAAAGGCCGAGCCATCGCAGCCAGCAATTATTGGCTCGTGCCGCGCAATGCAGGCCATTTACAAAGAAATCGGGCGTGTTGCGGCTACTCCGGTTACGGTGTTAATCCGTGGCGAGACCGGAACGGGAAAGGAACTGGTGGCCCGCGCCATTTACCAACATAGCCATCGTGCGGCCCAGCCATTCATCGCGGTGAATTGCGCGGCAATACCTGAGACGCTGCTGGAAAGTGAGTTGTTTGGGCACGAACGAGGTTCGTTCACGGGCGCTCATGCGCGTCGGATTGGCCGGTTCGAGCAGGCCAATCGAGGTACAATTCTCCTGGATGAAATCGGGGATCTGAGCCTCGGCACCCAGGTTAAACTGCTTCGGATTCTACAGGAAAAATACCTTCAGCGGCTGGGCGGCAATGACAAGATCTCTGTCGATGTGCGGGTTCTGGCCGCGACACACCGGGATCTTGAAGCGGCCATGAAGGATAAGCTCTTTCGAGAGGACCTCTTCTATCGGCTGAGCTCGGTTACGATAACTTTGCCCCCGCTCCGCGAGCGCGCCGATGACATCCCGGAGTTGGTGAAATATTCGCTGCAACGCTCTGCGCTGGAAGTTGGGGTGGAATCGCCTTCGATACAACCCGATGCGATTAGCTTTCTCCAGGCACAGCTCTGGCCCGGCAACGTGCGCGAACTGGAAAATGTAGTGCGTCACGCGTTACTTCTCGCCCGCGGCTACCCTGTAACCGTGGAGCACGCCCAGCAGGCCTATGCTGGAGTGCGGAGACCCATACACTACTCAGAGCAGACTCTTTCAGGCTATTTTACCGAATTACTCACTCGCGCGCGTCGAGGCGAGCTGCTTGATGCCAGAGCCTCCATGATCGAAGAAATGGAGCGGGAATTGTTCAGCCGAGCCATCGCGATGGCCAACGGAAACCAGGCGAAGGCAGCGCGATGGCTGGGCGTAAGCCGCACGACGATGCGGGAGAAGCTTGTTCATTTTGGGCTGCACACCGGTTGTGAGGCCCTCGAAGGGCCTGATTAA
- a CDS encoding DUF2203 domain-containing protein: MAHQFRKHYTRAQARRLLPEVRQWLKRLSDLRAALEELDKRLEIVRTPGADLGGDVVNNWVRTIAELKNVLMEFFQREIQIKDLQRGLIDFPAIIGGREVFLCWEEGEEDIEFWHELDSGYSGREKLEGE; this comes from the coding sequence ATGGCTCACCAGTTCCGAAAGCATTATACGCGCGCCCAGGCGCGGCGCTTGCTGCCAGAGGTTCGCCAGTGGCTCAAGCGGTTGAGCGATTTGCGCGCGGCTCTCGAAGAGCTGGATAAACGCCTCGAAATTGTGCGAACACCGGGCGCCGATTTGGGCGGGGATGTGGTGAACAATTGGGTGCGCACCATCGCCGAGCTCAAAAACGTTTTGATGGAGTTTTTCCAGCGCGAAATCCAAATCAAGGACCTCCAACGCGGCCTTATCGATTTCCCGGCTATCATCGGGGGCCGGGAGGTTTTCCTTTGTTGGGAAGAGGGCGAAGAGGACATCGAATTCTGGCACGAGCTGGACAGCGGCTACTCAGGACGCGAGAAGTTGGAAGGGGAGTAG
- a CDS encoding AURKAIP1/COX24 domain-containing protein produces the protein MGSLKKRRKSKINKHKRRKKLRAHRHKKRTWQK, from the coding sequence ATGGGTTCACTGAAGAAACGTCGTAAATCGAAGATTAATAAACATAAACGGCGCAAAAAGTTGCGCGCCCATCGTCATAAGAAGCGCACCTGGCAGAAGTAG
- a CDS encoding tetratricopeptide repeat protein, with the protein MARGKGQGKDWPADKLAEAHAHYAAAIVYEMEENTQAALEEYYQAALNDPDNEALILEVSRRLLQQKQPEKALAVVSAAAARPRATGAIFARLGMIDAQLGKNEQAAAANRAAIKRSPDSLAGYQNLVLLALQKKQSPEALKVLEAAGRQPKADADFLVGLAELCASVALQSPSEKEKLDAQALAALKRADKLNPAGMQLRLRLADSFAALGETGRAAALYLDLVKKLPDVPFIRERVHAKLASIYLRGSDNKKAIEQFEAVIRDDPTNPQAYFYLGRLYYEAKDSAHAADCFSKTIVLNPGAEEAYCYLALSQIGINQSQEALATLDKARQKFPQDFDVELITALAYTRQKAYPQAIRHYTAAEVIAKATEPARLNQEFYFEIGAAYERTGDYTQAEDYFQKCLQLAPDFSEALNYLGYMWAEHGVKLDRARGLIQKALQKEPQNPAYLDSLGWVLFKLKQPQDALGYILKAVQLSKDPDPTVLDHLGDIYAALDQPQKAREAWTKSLTLEANEQVRRKLEVVPPAPGQAPNPKSPEQHE; encoded by the coding sequence ATGGCGCGAGGTAAAGGGCAAGGCAAGGACTGGCCTGCCGACAAGCTCGCCGAGGCCCACGCCCATTATGCCGCCGCTATCGTCTATGAGATGGAGGAGAATACACAGGCGGCCCTGGAGGAGTATTACCAGGCGGCCCTGAACGACCCGGACAACGAGGCGCTCATCCTGGAGGTCTCGCGCCGGTTATTGCAGCAGAAGCAGCCTGAAAAGGCGCTGGCGGTTGTATCGGCTGCCGCGGCCCGGCCCCGTGCCACCGGCGCGATTTTTGCGCGCTTGGGAATGATTGATGCCCAATTGGGAAAGAACGAACAGGCCGCAGCCGCCAACCGGGCTGCCATCAAGCGTTCACCGGACTCTTTGGCTGGTTACCAGAATTTAGTGTTGCTGGCTCTTCAGAAAAAGCAGTCCCCGGAGGCCTTGAAGGTGCTGGAGGCGGCGGGGCGCCAGCCCAAAGCGGATGCGGATTTTCTGGTTGGACTGGCTGAGCTATGCGCCAGTGTCGCACTGCAGTCCCCGTCCGAGAAAGAGAAACTCGACGCCCAGGCCCTGGCGGCTCTCAAGCGCGCAGACAAGCTCAATCCTGCCGGGATGCAATTGCGCCTCAGGCTCGCAGACAGCTTCGCTGCATTGGGCGAGACCGGCAGAGCGGCAGCCCTTTACCTGGATTTGGTCAAAAAGCTGCCGGACGTGCCGTTCATCCGCGAGCGAGTGCATGCCAAACTTGCCAGTATTTACTTGCGCGGAAGCGACAACAAGAAAGCCATCGAGCAGTTCGAAGCCGTTATTCGCGATGATCCGACCAATCCGCAGGCTTACTTCTACCTTGGCCGCCTGTATTATGAGGCCAAAGATTCAGCCCATGCGGCTGATTGCTTCAGCAAGACCATTGTGCTCAATCCCGGGGCTGAGGAGGCTTATTGCTACCTGGCTCTTTCTCAGATTGGCATCAATCAATCGCAAGAGGCCCTGGCGACGCTGGACAAAGCGCGCCAGAAATTCCCGCAAGATTTTGATGTGGAACTCATCACCGCCCTGGCCTATACCCGGCAGAAGGCCTATCCCCAGGCCATCCGTCATTACACCGCCGCTGAGGTGATTGCCAAAGCAACCGAACCGGCGCGTTTGAATCAGGAGTTCTATTTCGAGATCGGAGCCGCTTACGAGCGCACGGGTGATTACACGCAGGCAGAGGATTATTTCCAAAAATGCCTCCAACTCGCCCCGGATTTCAGCGAGGCGCTCAATTACCTCGGCTATATGTGGGCCGAGCACGGTGTCAAACTCGACCGGGCACGTGGACTCATCCAGAAAGCCCTGCAAAAGGAACCGCAAAACCCCGCCTACCTGGACAGCCTGGGTTGGGTGCTCTTCAAGTTAAAACAGCCCCAGGACGCCTTGGGCTATATCCTCAAAGCGGTGCAGTTGTCCAAGGACCCTGACCCAACCGTCCTTGATCACCTCGGCGATATCTACGCTGCTCTCGATCAGCCGCAGAAGGCACGCGAGGCATGGACCAAATCCTTGACCCTCGAAGCCAATGAACAGGTCCGCCGCAAACTCGAGGTCGTCCCGCCTGCGCCGGGCCAGGCTCCGAATCCCAAAAGCCCGGAGCAGCACGAATAA
- a CDS encoding N-acetyltransferase, with amino-acid sequence MNPKFLVRSETDADVSAIREVTVAAFRTLEISNHTEQFIIEALRIAKALTVSLVAEVDGRVVGHIAFSPVIISDGTRKWYGLGSVSVSPTYQRQGIGQTLIREGLSRLKELNAQGCCLVGHPDYYRRFGFKNMPELELQGVPHVGSCFLLHSAAEWLSLLSRHIKHRYGFTEETS; translated from the coding sequence ATGAATCCGAAGTTCCTTGTCAGGAGCGAGACCGATGCCGATGTGAGCGCGATAAGGGAGGTGACCGTTGCCGCGTTTAGGACCCTGGAGATCAGCAACCACACCGAGCAGTTCATCATCGAGGCACTACGCATCGCCAAGGCCCTCACAGTATCGCTTGTCGCAGAAGTAGATGGACGGGTGGTAGGCCATATTGCGTTCTCGCCCGTGATCATTTCTGACGGCACTCGGAAGTGGTACGGCCTTGGATCTGTTTCAGTGTCGCCGACGTACCAGCGCCAAGGCATCGGCCAAACTCTCATACGGGAGGGGCTGTCACGGCTGAAAGAACTGAATGCGCAGGGCTGCTGTCTCGTAGGACATCCGGATTACTACAGGAGATTCGGGTTCAAAAACATGCCCGAACTTGAGCTCCAGGGAGTGCCGCACGTTGGGAGTTGCTTTTTGCTGCATTCCGCCGCAGAATGGCTAAGCCTGTTGAGCAGGCACATAAAACACCGCTATGGGTTCACTGAAGAAACGTCGTAA
- a CDS encoding glycoside hydrolase family 2 TIM barrel-domain containing protein, with amino-acid sequence MRRLCAQTLIVIALAAAISSSRTRQAMAQETIRQYLSGTDAEHTAPWDFYCDGGRNSGFWTNIAVPSCWELQGFGKFRYGLEDKNYTPIRGDYRNHFSVPAEWRAKRVFIVFDGVMTDAAVKINGKQAGPLHQGAFYRFKYDITALLKFGQENLLEVSVSDKSSNASVNNAERNADYWVFGGIFRPVWLQAQPAQFLERVAIDARAGGAFKMDYYLSGEGNADSVKVTLQDAQGRTIGKPVSVPVAAGRVAMKISAPRLWSAETPALYSALVQLKQGATVLHELNQRFGFRTIEVRSGEGLFVNGRHTMLKGVCHHVAWPTLGRSSSDRIADLDVSLIQDMNMNAVRMSHYPPDEAFLDLCDEKGLYVLDELGGWQHKYDTQVGRQHVKEMISRDVNHPSIIIWDNGNEGGWNTNLDTDFEQLDPQHRVVNHPWAKFGNIDDPHYPDYRSLLRGLSRTLVYMPTEFLHGLYDGGLGAGLEDYWNAMRGSRVAAGGFLWVFADEGVRRGDLNNAIDVKGNWAPDGILGPFREKEASYYTIKQVWSPVQLPDALPMHFKGSLPVENRYQFTSLAQCGFTWQLRKFGQAAGFHDVARGKITSPKVAPGHFGKLRLGLPADWQNADALGVTARNPIGQELWTWVYPLRPHNDFTPSGSPVATVNAGNELQLKSGGTEARVAAATGQLLGVKVDGKDFSLTSEPISNAQWTMLNSGWLKLDYSVDPAVQTNDPGVAFDYPEEKMLNKMWLGDGPYRVWRNRLKGETFGVWETAYNTTETGYKDWVYPEFAGYFANVRWLKLATTEGALTMMLPDEKTFVRVGTPKFPPAKLSGRTRVNCPPGNLSVVRDIPPMGTKFHVPAQLGPQSTTPLVSAPYQGTIYLHFSRGVRPRAICSSAHTSSLPPPAFSKNLFRHSAREIFPR; translated from the coding sequence ATGAGAAGGCTTTGCGCACAAACACTGATTGTCATTGCGCTGGCAGCGGCAATAAGCAGCTCCCGAACGCGGCAAGCCATGGCGCAGGAAACCATCCGCCAGTATCTTTCCGGCACCGACGCCGAGCACACTGCGCCGTGGGATTTTTATTGCGATGGCGGACGCAACAGCGGCTTCTGGACCAACATCGCCGTGCCCTCATGCTGGGAATTGCAAGGTTTCGGCAAATTTCGTTACGGCCTTGAGGATAAAAACTACACGCCCATTCGTGGGGACTACCGAAATCATTTTAGTGTTCCCGCCGAGTGGCGTGCAAAGCGCGTCTTTATTGTTTTCGATGGTGTCATGACCGATGCAGCGGTTAAAATTAATGGCAAGCAAGCCGGGCCGTTGCATCAAGGCGCCTTCTATCGGTTCAAATATGACATCACCGCGCTGCTCAAGTTTGGTCAAGAGAACCTGCTGGAAGTGTCCGTCAGCGACAAATCTTCAAACGCTTCGGTCAACAATGCCGAGCGCAATGCCGATTACTGGGTTTTTGGCGGAATTTTCCGGCCTGTTTGGTTGCAGGCCCAGCCGGCGCAGTTCTTAGAGCGCGTGGCGATAGACGCACGCGCCGGCGGCGCCTTCAAAATGGATTATTATCTCAGCGGCGAAGGCAACGCGGACAGTGTGAAAGTCACGCTGCAAGACGCACAGGGCCGGACCATCGGCAAACCCGTTTCCGTCCCGGTTGCGGCGGGGCGCGTCGCCATGAAGATTTCCGCACCGAGATTATGGAGCGCGGAAACGCCCGCGCTTTACAGTGCCCTGGTGCAACTCAAGCAGGGCGCGACTGTTCTGCACGAACTCAACCAGCGCTTTGGATTTCGGACGATTGAAGTGCGCTCGGGCGAAGGCCTCTTTGTCAATGGCCGGCACACCATGCTCAAAGGGGTCTGTCACCACGTCGCGTGGCCGACTCTGGGGCGCTCGTCCTCCGACCGCATTGCCGATCTGGACGTCAGCCTGATTCAAGACATGAACATGAACGCCGTGCGCATGTCGCATTACCCGCCTGACGAGGCATTCCTGGACTTGTGTGATGAAAAGGGGCTGTACGTTCTGGACGAACTCGGCGGCTGGCAGCACAAGTACGACACCCAAGTGGGCCGCCAACACGTGAAGGAAATGATTTCCCGGGATGTGAATCATCCCAGCATCATTATCTGGGACAACGGCAACGAAGGCGGTTGGAATACCAACCTGGACACTGACTTTGAGCAACTCGATCCGCAGCACCGGGTGGTCAACCACCCCTGGGCAAAGTTTGGTAACATTGATGATCCACACTATCCCGACTACAGGTCTCTGCTGCGGGGGCTTTCGCGCACTCTGGTTTACATGCCCACGGAATTTCTGCATGGGCTTTACGATGGCGGCCTGGGCGCGGGTTTGGAGGATTATTGGAATGCGATGCGCGGCAGTCGAGTAGCTGCCGGCGGGTTCCTTTGGGTGTTCGCCGACGAGGGCGTGCGGCGGGGCGATTTGAACAACGCAATCGACGTGAAAGGCAATTGGGCGCCTGACGGCATTCTTGGGCCTTTCCGCGAAAAGGAAGCCAGCTACTACACCATCAAGCAGGTCTGGTCGCCTGTGCAACTTCCAGACGCATTGCCCATGCATTTTAAAGGCAGTTTACCGGTGGAAAACCGTTACCAATTCACAAGCTTGGCCCAATGCGGGTTCACCTGGCAATTGCGCAAGTTCGGACAAGCGGCGGGGTTCCATGACGTTGCCCGGGGCAAGATCACCAGCCCCAAAGTCGCTCCCGGCCATTTCGGGAAACTGAGGCTTGGCCTGCCGGCAGATTGGCAAAACGCTGATGCGCTGGGCGTGACGGCACGCAATCCAATCGGTCAGGAATTGTGGACATGGGTTTATCCGCTACGGCCACACAATGATTTTACGCCGAGTGGTTCGCCGGTCGCGACGGTGAATGCGGGCAATGAATTGCAATTAAAGAGTGGCGGGACCGAAGCGCGCGTCGCCGCGGCAACGGGACAACTGCTCGGTGTCAAAGTCGATGGAAAAGATTTTTCGCTGACGAGCGAGCCGATTTCAAATGCGCAGTGGACGATGTTAAATTCGGGATGGCTCAAGTTGGACTACTCCGTTGATCCCGCAGTGCAGACGAACGACCCGGGGGTGGCGTTTGATTATCCCGAGGAAAAAATGCTCAATAAAATGTGGCTGGGCGACGGACCGTACCGCGTCTGGCGCAACCGGCTGAAAGGCGAAACATTCGGCGTGTGGGAAACCGCCTACAATACGACCGAGACCGGCTACAAGGACTGGGTGTATCCCGAGTTCGCCGGCTACTTTGCCAATGTGCGCTGGCTGAAGCTGGCGACCACTGAAGGCGCGCTCACGATGATGCTTCCCGATGAAAAAACCTTCGTGCGCGTCGGCACTCCGAAATTTCCGCCGGCGAAGCTGTCTGGAAGGACGAGGGTAAATTGCCCGCCGGGAAATCTTTCTGTGGTGCGTGATATTCCGCCGATGGGAACCAAATTCCACGTCCCGGCGCAGCTCGGCCCCCAATCAACCACGCCCTTGGTGAGCGCGCCATATCAAGGGACGATCTACCTTCATTTTTCCCGCGGAGTTCGTCCTCGGGCAATTTGTTCGTCCGCTCATACCTCGTCTTTACCTCCTCCCGCCTTCTCCAAAAACCTCTTTCGCCATTCAGCTCGGGAGATTTTCCCGCGATGA